The genomic interval AGCTGGGGGAACCTGTAAAAGCCCAGGACGCATACCGGGAGGCGATCCTGTCGGGAGACCAGGAACACTCCGTGGATGCGGCGCTAAAGCTGGGTCTGCTTCTTCAACGGTCGCGCGGCAGCATATAATTCGGGGTCAGATCAAGCCGCCAGCACAACCACAGGATCGATTTTGATGGACCTCAACCGGCCTCTTCCCCGTGTGCCTCAGCAGCCTCGGCCTGCCGTTTCTGCATCCCACTTCGTTCCCAACGACGGGTAACCGGTATCAGTATCAAAGCCCCCAGGACCACAACCGCAACCGCCTTGTCGGTAGGAACGTCGAGTCCGAACAGGACGCCGCTGAACAGGGCGACCCCCGCAAAGAACATATTGGCCACCCAATGAAAGAGCAGACCTCTCGGTTCTTCCTGCATCACGTCCATCCCTTCCGGGCCGGCCTGTTCGGGTACGCCGGGTTCCCCCGGCTTCCGGAAACGTTACCAGCGGACGGCAGCCTCCCGCCCGACGGTGAGGGCGGCGCCTGATGCCGGCCAGGAGGAAGGCGCCGCACTACGGGGTGGTCAACCCGAGGGGCAAAAAGCCTGCTCCGAGGCGGCCTCAGCCGGCCCGGCAGACTGCATCCAGGGGTCGGCCCCCCGCAGCCCGGCCGGGCAACAGCTACGCCCGCAGCAACGCCAGGCGGCCCCGGCGGAGCGGCATGAGGTCGGTCCTCAGCAAGTGGTGGCTGTTCCTGGCCCTGATCGTCGCCGGGTTTGTCCTCCTTCAGGTGGCAGGCTTCCTGACCGACATCCCGCTGCCGGCGGCGGCCCCCGGCGCCCAGTCGTCCAAGCTCTACGACTCGCAGGGCGAGCTGATCTACACCTTCCACGGGACCGAGAACCGCACGATCGTTCCGCTGGACCAGATTTCGAACAACCTCAAGCAGGCCGTGGTGGCCGCCGAGGACCGCAGCTTCTACACCCACCCGGGTGTGAGCATCAAAGGCATCGTCCGGGCGGCGCTCAGCAACGTCCAGGCCGGCGAGGTGGGCCAGGGAGCGTCCACCATCACCCAGCAGTACGCCAGGACGTTCGCCGAGGTCGGTAAGGAGCGCACCCTGACCCGCAAGATCCGGGAAGCGAGCATGGCGGTCAAGATCGAGAGGGAGTACTCGAAGGACAAGATCCTTGAGTTCTACCTGAACACCGTGTACTTCGGCCGGGGCGCCTACGGGGCCGAGGCGGCCGCACAGTCCTACTTCAAAAAGTCGGCGAAGGACCTGGACCTGGCGGAGTCGTCCTACCTGGCCGGGATCATCCGGTCCCCCAGCAGATACCAGCAGGAGACCAACCCGCAGGGCGTTCCGATCATCAAGGACCGGGTGCTGGTATCCATGAACCAGGCAGGCTTCATAACCCCGGGGCAGGAAACCGAGGCAAAGTCGGTCGACCTGGCTTCCCGCTTCAAGTTCGGCCTGAGCGCCGAGCTGGACTCCCCGCGGGCCGGCTACTTCGTCGAGTACGTCAGAAAGCTGCTGCTGCGCGAGTTCAAGATCCAGGAAAAGGACCTGCTGGGCGGCGGGCTGAAGATCTACACCACCCTGGACCTGCGGATGCAGGACGCGGCGGAGAACGCAGTTCGCTCCACCCTGAACGCCGATAACGACCCCGAGGTCGGCCTGCTGGCGATGGACCCCCAGGGCCAGGTGAAGGCCATGGTCGGTGGACGCAACGTCGACGACCCCCAGCGGGCCCGGGGGTTCAACTTCGCCGCCAACCTGCCGGGGGAGGATGGGGGCCGGCAGGCGGGGTCGGCGTTCAAGCCCATCGCCCTGGCAGCGTTTGTCGACGAGGGCAAGTCGATCAAGTCGACCTTCCCGGGGCCGGGAAAAATTTCGATCGACTCCAGGCTGTGCCTCAACGAGGGCAAGCCGTGGGAGGTGTCCAACTTCGAGAACGCCAGCTACGGCAGCCTCGACATGACCCAGGCGACCACCAAGTCGGTCAACACCATCTACGCCCAGATGATGGAGAAGGTGGTCACCCCCAAGAGCTTCATGTCGATGGCTGACAAGCTGGGGATCAACATCCCGGCGGTCGACGAAGGGTGCGCTTTGACCCTGGGAACCAGCCCGGTAACCCCGATGGAGATGGCGAGGGCATACGCGACCTTCGCCGCCCGGGGCAAGCGGCCGGACCCGCTGATCGTCACCAAGGTCGTGTCGCCGCAGGGGGAGACCATCGCCGAACGCAAGCCCCGCAGCGAGCAGACTGTGAGCCAGAACGTTGCCGACACCGTGAGCTGGATCCTCAAGCAGAACATCACCGGGGGAACGGGGACCGCGGCCAGGCTGCAGTGGCCGGCCATGGGCAAGACGGGCACCGCGCAGGACCACCAGGATGCGTCGTTTGTGGGGGCCACGCCGGAGCTGGCGACCGCGGTGTGGATGGGCTTCCCGCCCGACCCCACCACCAAGGAGATTCCCCTCATGCAGAACGTGCGGGGCAAGAAGGTCACCGGAGGGTCGTTCCCGGCGACGATATGGAAGAAGTTCATGGCCGAGTCGCTGAAGCTCTATGAGAAGCACGGCGACTTCCCGAGCCCCAAGATCACCGGCGAGGTCATCAACGCCGGGCCCCCGCCGTGCCCGACGCCTCTACCTTCGGCCGCCCAGAACGGCGCCGACGGGGCCGACGGTGAGACGGTCATAGGCGAGGACGGCAAGCCGGCCGCCAGCAACAGCGGGTGCGGGGGAGTGTCGGCGTCGCCGTCGCCGAGCCCCTCGCCGTCGATCGACGAGTTCTGCGGGGAGTTTCCGTACGAGCCGTGCGGAACACCGGACCCCAACGACCCGACGCCGAGGCCCAGCCGGTCGCCGAACTGTCCGTTCCTGAGGTGCGCGACCCCAACACCGGGGCCGACTCCGACCCAGGGTGGACCCGGCCCGACGCCTTCGACCCAACCGTCTCCGCAAGACACGGGCCTCTTCGCGCCGTGTTTCCCGAACTGCCCTCCGTAGCAGGTCGGAGTTTCCTGAAGGTTTTTTACCAAGAGCCCCTCTGGGGGGCCGGTTTTGTCATAGGTGGTTCCTAGTATTTAGG from Actinomycetota bacterium carries:
- a CDS encoding transglycosylase domain-containing protein — its product is MPARRKAPHYGVVNPRGKKPAPRRPQPARQTASRGRPPAARPGNSYARSNARRPRRSGMRSVLSKWWLFLALIVAGFVLLQVAGFLTDIPLPAAAPGAQSSKLYDSQGELIYTFHGTENRTIVPLDQISNNLKQAVVAAEDRSFYTHPGVSIKGIVRAALSNVQAGEVGQGASTITQQYARTFAEVGKERTLTRKIREASMAVKIEREYSKDKILEFYLNTVYFGRGAYGAEAAAQSYFKKSAKDLDLAESSYLAGIIRSPSRYQQETNPQGVPIIKDRVLVSMNQAGFITPGQETEAKSVDLASRFKFGLSAELDSPRAGYFVEYVRKLLLREFKIQEKDLLGGGLKIYTTLDLRMQDAAENAVRSTLNADNDPEVGLLAMDPQGQVKAMVGGRNVDDPQRARGFNFAANLPGEDGGRQAGSAFKPIALAAFVDEGKSIKSTFPGPGKISIDSRLCLNEGKPWEVSNFENASYGSLDMTQATTKSVNTIYAQMMEKVVTPKSFMSMADKLGINIPAVDEGCALTLGTSPVTPMEMARAYATFAARGKRPDPLIVTKVVSPQGETIAERKPRSEQTVSQNVADTVSWILKQNITGGTGTAARLQWPAMGKTGTAQDHQDASFVGATPELATAVWMGFPPDPTTKEIPLMQNVRGKKVTGGSFPATIWKKFMAESLKLYEKHGDFPSPKITGEVINAGPPPCPTPLPSAAQNGADGADGETVIGEDGKPAASNSGCGGVSASPSPSPSPSIDEFCGEFPYEPCGTPDPNDPTPRPSRSPNCPFLRCATPTPGPTPTQGGPGPTPSTQPSPQDTGLFAPCFPNCPP